CGATTGCAGCTATGCCCAAAACTTGGCGACGCGAGGTATAAATAGTGATGCAAATCACGGGTTGAAATTTTTGAGCATCAGATATTAAAGCACATATTCAGGCGGTGATTGCTAACCACCGCCTGAATAGCATACATTTTCATCTATGAAGCACTTCCTCCTCCTTTTTGCCCTTTCCCTCCTTTCCAACGCACACGCCCAAACCCAACTCACCTCCGCCACCTTTGGTGCCATCGAGGCACGCAGCATTGGCCCAGCGGTGATGAGCGGGCGCATCACGGCCATCGAAGGCGTGGCCACCGACCCCAAGGTGCTGTACGTCGGCACGGCGGGCGGCGGCGTGTGGAAGTCCAATACCGCTGGCATGACCTTCGACCCGGTGTTCGACAAGCACCCGCAATCCATCGGCGCTTTGGCCATTGACCCCGTCAAGCCCAACACCGTGTGGGTGGGCACTGGCGAGAGCAACATGCGCAACAGCGTGTCCATCGGTCTCGGCATTTACAAGAGCACCGACGGCGGGCGCAACTGGAACCGCATGGGCCTCGAAAAAAGCGAGCATATTTCCAAAATCGTCATCCACCCCACCGAGCCAAACACCGTGTATGTGGCCGTGCCCGGCCCCCTGTGGAGCGACAGCCCCGACCGCGGCCTCTACAAGACCACCGACGGGGGCAAGACTTGGGAGAAAATCCTCTACACCGACGAAAAGACCGGCTGCGCGGACATCCTCCAAGACCCGCGCAACCCCGACGTGCTGTTGGCCTCCATGTGGCAGGTGCGTCGCACGCCCTATTCCTTCGCGTCGGGCGGCCCCGGCAGTGCCCTGCACAAGAGCACCGACGGCGGCAAAACTTGGCGCAAAATCACCAACGGCCTGCCCACCGGCGAATTTGGCCGCATCGCCTTGGCCTTGGCGCCCAGCGCGCCCGACAACGTGTTTGCCATCGTCGAGAGCGAAAACACCAGCCTGCTCATTTCCGCCGACGGCGGCGAATCGTGGAAATACCAGAGCGCCACGTCCAACGTGACGGCCCGGCCCTTCTATTTCAGCACGCTCGTAGTGGACCCCAAAGACCCCAAGCGCGTCTATCGCCCCGCCTTCTCCCTCTCCATCAGCACCGACGGCGGCTACTCTTTCTCCGACGGCGGGCGCACCAGCGGCTGGGTGCACGCCGACCACCACGCCCTCTGGATCAACCCCAACAGCACCAATCACCTCTACCTCGGCACCGACGGCGGCGTGTACATGAGCCTCGACCACGGCGTATCGTGGACGCACCTGAAAAACCTGCCCGTGTCGCAGTACTACCAAGTGGCCACCGACGACCAAACGCCCTACAACGTCTATGGCGGCCTGCAAGACAACGGCTCGTGGCGCGGCCCCTCCCAGAGCAAGGGCGGCATCGAAAACCGCGACTGGGAATCGCTCAACGGCGGCGACGGCTTCTGGGTGCAGCCTGACGACACCGACACCGACATCGTGTACGCCGAAAGCCAGGGCGGCAACATCAACCGCGTCAACCTAAAAACCGGGCAGAACAAGTTCATCCAGCCCCAAGAAAAACAGGGCGACCCCAAGTACCGCTGGAACTGGAACACGCCCTTGGTGAAAAGCACGGCCAAGCCCGGCACGCTCTACTGCGGTGCCCAGTTCCTGTTCAAAACCACCGACCGCGGCAACTCTTGGACGCGCATCTCGCCCGACCTGACCACCAACGACACCGTCAAGCAGCAGCAGTACGCCAGCGGCGGCCTCACCGTGGACAACACCTCTGCCGAAAACCACTGCACCATCTACTCCATTGGCCCCTCGCCGCTCGACGAAAACCTGATCTTCGTGGGCACCGACGACGGCAATATCCAGGTCACCCGCGACGGTGGAAAAACTTGGACCCTCATTTCCCAAAACATCCCCGGCGTGCCCCCCGGCACTTGGGTGAGCCGCGTGACCCCCAGCCGCCACGCTCGCAACCGCGTCTATGCCACCTTCGACCGCCACGCCTATGGCGATATGCGCACCTACGCTGCTCGCACCGACGACGGCGGCCGCACCTGGTCGTCCATCAGCACCGACGACGTGCTGCAAGGCTACGCCCACGTCATCATCGAGGATTTGGAAAACCCCGACCTGCTGTTCCTCGGCACCGAGTTCGGCCTGTACATCAGCAACGACGGAGGCCAAAACTGGGTACTGTACAAGTCCAACTTCCCGGAATATGTGGGCGTGCGAGACATTGTCGTCCAGCCCCGCACCAACGACCTCGTCGTAGCCACGCACGGGCGCGGCATCTTCATTCTCGACGACATCTCCCCCTTCCGCCGCCTTACGCCCGACCTGCTCCAGCGCCCGGTGGCCCTGTTGCCCACGCGGCCCACGCCCGTCACCACGGGCCACTACGGGCAGGCATTCCCTAACACGGATGCCTACGCTGGCCCCAACCCCACGGAGAACGCCGTCATTCAGTATTACCTCAAAGACCGTCTAAACACGGGCGACGTGACCCTTGAAATCTTCGACCCCTCCGGCAAAAAAGTGGCCTCCATGCCCGGCACCAAGCGCAAAGGCATCAACATGGTGCGCTGGGACCTGCGCACCGCGCCGCCCAAGGCCGCCAAGGGCTTGTTGCTGCAAGGCGAGTTCGGGGTGTACGCGGGTTTCCTCGGCCAAATGGCCATGCCGGGTACCTACACTGTACGCCTCACAGTCGGCGAGTACAGCGACACGGGCACCCTCACGCTCATCCCCGACCCCGTGCAGCCCGACCTTGACTACGCCAAGCGCCGCGCCCTGTCCGACGAACTGTTCGGCATGGTGGAAACCCTCGGCCTGCTGGTGGCGCAGGTGCAAAACGCCAAAGACAGCGCCGACCGCCGCGCCGCCGTGGTGAAAGACAAGGCCCTGAAAACCAAACTCGACCGCTTTAGCGCCGACCTCGAAGCATTCCGCAAAACACTCACCGAGACCATCGAATCCAAAGGCATCACCGGTGAACAGCAGCTCCGCGCCCGCCTTGGGCGGCTGTATGTGTTCACGGAAATCTCCGACGAACTGCCTACGCAGTCTGTGCTCGACAAAATGCAGGTTGTGCGCGGCGAGCTCCAACAAGCCAGCGCTCAGGCCGACGGTTATTTCGGCAAAGACTTGGCCGCGCTGAACGCCGCCTTGCAAAAGGCCAAGCAAGCACCCATCCCGCTACTCGACCGAGCGGCATTCGAGCGGGGGCATGAGACGGGGGCGAAGCCGGAAGGTGCGGGGAATTTGGAAGAGCGGTTGCGGAAGGGGCGGTGGTAAAGCTATACTAAATTTTTCCAAAGAGGCACAAAGGGGCGAGGGACTTATACCTCGTGCCGCCAAGTTTTGAGCGTGATAAAAACCGCAATCTGTTCAAAGCAACGAAAATCATAGTCGTCTGACAAATTTTGACAAATCAAGGTATGAAGAACGACCTCTCTGAGTTCCCTTCCAGCTTTGTCTGTAGGGCTTCTTTCTACCGCTGCACCACCAACTTCGCCACCCCCAGCAGCCGCCCCTGCCGATACGCCGCCACATAGTGCATCCCGCTGCTCGCGCCGTGTAAGGGTATGCGGATGCCCGGATGCGCGTAGGCCTGCCGGTACAGCGGCTTGCCCTCCGGCGAGAGCAGTACGACTATCACATCCCGTTCGGGAAGGTCGGCGGGCAGGGTGACGTAGGTCTCAACCGATGCAGGGTTGGGGGCACAGCGGATTTCCGCCTCCTGCGCGAAGACCGCCGATTCCACGCCCGTAATGATGTTAACCTCCCCGCAGCCGGGCGTCAGACAGCCCAGAGAATCCAGCTTCAACAGCTAGGCGTGTGTCTCAATCACCCCCGTCATGCGATTAGTGATGTCGCCACAGGCGATGTAGCCGCCATCTCCTGTTTTTTTGATGTGATAAATCCCATGCACAAACCCGGAATTTGTCGTGTCGGCATAATTGCGCTCCCAGAGCAATTGCTTGTGCTCATCCACCCGGAATATCCAGCCCGAGCGAATCCAGGTCGCAGAATTCGGGTTGGTCTTGTTGAGCGTCTGGAAGCCACAACCCACTATGCCTTTATCCCAGATAGCATGGGTGTAAAGCACGTCCTTGCCCGTCTGGTTATGGAAAATCAGAGAGTCATACACTATTCCCTGTGCATTCATATAATACAGCCCGGGCGGATGTATCTCCCATTGAGGGCTGAGGTACTGCGTGTGATACCACTGATAGATGTAATCGTCTGCGCCAATCTGCTCAACGTTGCAGGTGTAAGGCGCAAATACTGTCGACAGTTCCTTGCGCCAAATGACCCCTCCGTAGGGGTTCATGAGCATCAGCCCCCCCTGTGGTATTGTAACCGTTGCAACCCGGCTCCGGACAGTAAATATACGATGTCAAATAATTTCCTTCAGCGGTTGCCAATAATCTATAATTCGTCGTCCCCCTGTAATCATGATTGAATGGGAATAGATCAATTTCTTCCCCATCCTAGGTAACTGTTGCCACAAAAGGTAGCCATACGGTACAAGTGAAGTTCAATTGCTTCGGAGGAGGTCTCCGGCAGCCGAATACTTAGAAAATCTGGTTTTTCTCGCTGTGTTTTAGCCAGCACTGCCAAATCGGGCTGAAAACCGACTGCCTGACTCTGCTCGCGCAAAGAGGCTTCCATGCCGTCCACGTCCACAACGCTTGAAAACGGTTTAGCGCTTTGGAAGAATTCTTTGTGCTCTTTGAGGTTTAAGACATTTTGGGGCACTGGCTTTAACCTTTGGGATGCTTGCTGCGCGTCAGAGGTTGTGACGGTCAAAAATAACGCAAAAAGCTAGATTGACAGGAGTTTGAACGGGTCGTGAAGAAACCGTACCATCTCCTAGGCTTGAGAATATGATTGTTTCATTGTGAGAAGTTTTTGATGTGCCCACTTCTTTTACCACTTTTCGGCAAGCGTGGGCGTATTTCCTCTGTTTTGGGTGCGGTGCGGCAATACTCAAACTCCCGCATATTTTGTTGTGATAAAGGTAGTGTGCTAAGCATGGCAAGGCAACAGCAGCAAGAAAACTCAATGTAGGTATCACATACGCCTCTACTTTTTTCGCTCACTCCCAGCCATACACCGTACTTCTTATCTTTGCCTCAAACGCTACCTGCGTCTATGCGCGGCAGCCAACGCAGACGCCCGCTTAATATATATCTTGATTCGCCAAGATTTGTCATTTCACCATGATTGATGTTTTTGGCTTTGAACAGATTGCGTTTTTAATCATGCTCAAAACTTGGCGGAGTAAGGCATGCCAAAGGTCCAAATACAACATCACTAATTACAGCCATGACATTTTCCACAACACAAGCGCTGGAAATCCTCGAAAGAACTCCCGATGCGCTACACACCATGCTCCATCAAATTTCTGAGGATTGGACCTATCAAAACGAAGGACCGGACACCTGGTCGGTGTTTGATGTGGTCGGCCACCTACTCCACGGAGAAAAAACGGACTGGATACCGAGGGCGACGCTCATCCTCTCGGACCGGGCCGACAAGACTTTTGAACCGTTCGACCGCTTTGCGCAGTATGAAACTAGCAAGGGCAAAAACATTCAGACGCTGTTGGAGGAATTTCGTGATGCGCGAAAAGAGAGCCTGGCGGAACTACGCCGCCTAAACATCTCGGATGCCGACCTGCAAAAAACCGGCATTCACCCCACATTTGGCGAGGTGACACTTGCTCAGTTGCTGTCCACTTGGGTCGTGCATGACCTCAACCATGTATCACAAATCGCAAGAATCATGGCCAAGCAGTACAAAGAAGAAGTCGGGCCTTGGACGGCATTTTTGAGGATACTTCAATAAACAATGCCCACACACCATACCTATTCACCCACACTACTGAACATTGTTTTTGTGCTGCAAAGACGCAAAGGCACAAAATGCGGCAAATCAATGCATATTTTGCGTTGCGTCTTTTTGACTTCGTGGCAAATTTGAAAATTGCCAGTAGTGTGCTATTCACCCCACCACAGCCTCTATCACTTGCCCTTCCACGTCAGTCAGTCGGAAGGGGCGGCCTTGAAATGGGTAAGTGAATTTTTCGTGGTCAAAGCCTAATTGGTGCAAAATGGTGGCCTGAATATCATAAACCGAAACCTTGTCTTTCACGGCGTTGTAGCCCACCTCGTCGGTCTCTCCATGTGACACACCTGCTTTGACACCACCGCCTGCCATCCATATCGTGAAAGCATCGGTGTGGTGGTCGCGCCCCTTGTAGGGCATGGTCACGCCGTTGCGGTTTTCCATCATGGGTGTCCGGCCAAATTCTCCTCCCCACACGATGAGCGTTTCGTCGAGCAGGCCGCGTTGTTTCAGGTCGAGTATCAGCGCGGTGATGGCCTTGTCCGTTTCGCGGCATTTGTTGACCAAACCGATATCAATGGAGAGATATGCGTCGGAGCCATGTGTATCCCAGCCCCAGTCGTAGAGTTGCACGAATCGGACACCTTTCTCCACTAATTTTCGCGCCAGCAGCACGTTGTTGGCGAAACACGCCTTGCCCGGCTTGGTTCCATACATATCATGGATGTAGATTGGCTCGTTTTCGATATTCATCACCTCAGGTGCCGTGATTTGCATTTTGTAGGCCATCTCATATTGCGCGACGCGCGAGAGGATTTCGGGGTCGCCGTACTCGTGGTAGGTCTCTTGGTTCACCTTGTTGATGGCCTCGATAGAGGCTTTACGCAAGGCGCGGTCTATACCCTCCGGGTCTTTCAGGAACAGCACCGGGTCGCCCACCGAGCGGCATTGGACCCCTTGATAAACGGAAGGCAAAAAGCCGCTGCCCCACACGCTTTTGCCGGCATCAGGGTCTTTGCCACCTGAAGTCAGCACCACGAAGCCGGGCAAATTGGCATTTTCAGACCCCAAGCCATAAGTGACCCAAGCCCCCATACTTGGCCTGCCGAGGCGCGGGCTGCCCGTGTGCATCAACAGTTGGGCGGGCGCATGGTTGAACTGGTCGGTTTGGACGGCTTTTAAAAAGGCAAGTTCGTCGGCAACGGTGGAAAGGTGTGGCAAGTAGTCGGAAATCCATGCACCCGATTGTCCGTGTTGTTGAAATTTTGCTTGGGGACCCAACATCTTCGGCACCCCCCGAATAAAGGCGAAACGTTTGCCTTCGAGGAATGATTGTGGACAATCTTGCCCGTCCAATTTTGCCAAGGCAGGCTTGTAGTCGAACAATTCGAGTTGGGAGGGAGCGCCTGCCATGTGCAGATAAATCACCGATTTGGCTTTTCCCGGAAAATGCGGTGGGCGGGGGGCAAGTGGGTTGGCCGGGTTGAAAGCGATGGTCTCCTCTCCCCCACCCGATGGCCCGCAGCCACCGAGCAATTGGCCCAAGGCCAAAGAGCCAAGTCCGAACGCGCATTGTTTCAAGAACAGCCGTCGCGTGGCTTGAAGTGCCTCAAAGTCTGTGACAGAAGGATTTGCCATGTGGCAAACTTAGTAACTATACCCAGATTAAAGAGGATTTTAGGATGCCCTTGATTGATTTGTATGATTTTCAAAGGATTGCGAGCGCCGTTTGTTCAAAGCCACCTTGTCAGACCCTATACTCAGGGGGCCTGCCCGGCCAAGTGAAGCGGAGGGGGCTGATTTGCGTTGACTATAATACTATGCAATTTCCTCAACAAAAGGTTGGCAAATTTATGCCGCAAAAAGCCATCCGCCTTACCAGTCTTCCCGCACGATGCGCATCACCGTCTCCACCACATCCTCCACTTGTGGCTTGGAGTGATAGTCGCCATCCTGACCGTAGGCTGGGCGGTGCGGCTTGGCGACGAGTGTGGCGGGTTTGGCATCGAGCCAACGATAGCCGCCTTGTTGTTCCAACACCTGCTGAAGCATGAACGCGGATGCGCCACCTTCAAAATCCTCGTCGAGAAAGAGCACGCGGTTGGTTTTTTTCAAACTTTCCACACAAGTATGCTGCAAATCGAAAGGCAACAAAGTCTGCACGTCAATGAGTTCGACGGAGATGCCCTGCTGCGCCAGCAAGTCGCAAGCCTTTTCTGCCACCCGCACGCAAGCCCCGTAGGTGATAAGCGTGAGGGCATCGCCGGTGCGCAGGATTTCCGGCACACCAAGCGGCACGGTGAAGGTGCCGATGTTGTCGGGCAGGCGTTCCTTGAAGCGATAGGCATTGAGCACTTCCACCACGATGGCCGGGTCGTCGCCCCGCAGCAGGGTGTTGTACATTCCGGCTGCTTGCGTCATGTTGCGCGGCACACAGATGTGCATACCGCGCAGGGAGCCAAGCATCATGCCGAGCGGCGAGCCTGCGTGCCACACGCCGACCAGTCGGTGCCCCCGAGTGCGGATGATGGCTGGTGCGATTTGCATATTGTTGGAGCGCCACCTGAGCGTGCAGAGGTCGTCGGAAAGCGGTGGCAAGCCATAGAGCAGATAGTCAAGGTACTGGATTTCGGCGATGGGGCGCAGGCCGCGCATGGCGAGGCCGATGGCTTGCCCCATGATGGTCCACTCGCGGATGCCTGTGTCGAACACACGCTCCTCACCATATTTCTGCTGCATCCCGCGCATGCCCTGATTCACGTCGCCAATGTGGCCGACATCTTCGCCAAATACAATGAGTTCGGGATGTGTTTCAAAATTCTTGTCAAAACAGGCGTTGAGCACTTCGTAGCCGTCTTTGAGCGGCGACTCGCCGGAATAGACAGCAGGCTCCACGGGCACTTCGAGCGGCGACTTGGGCGACTCGCTGAGCAGGTTGTGCGAGTAAATCATATCGCCTTCCACCCGCTCGGCATGGATGAACGACCGCAAGTCTGTTGCTTCGGCGCTGTTTTTATCAGGCGCTGACAGCAGGGCGCGACGCGCTATTTCGAGCAGTTCGTAGCGCAAGGGGTCGCGTCTTTGTTCCAGTTCTTTGAGCAGCGCGGACACCGAGGGTTCGGCAGGCAGTTTTTGCAAGAGCGAGGTCAATTCTTTTTTCAAGTCTGCCACTTTGTCGTGATAGGCACGATAGGCGCGTTGAGCAGCCTCGGTGGCTTCGCGCTTGGCTTCCGCCTTGATGTGTTCCACTTCTTCGGGTGTGGCGATGCCGTTGGCGAGCATCCATTCGGCCATGCGGCGGTTGCAGTCGAATTCTTCTTCCCACGCCAAGCGTTCGGGGCTTTTGTAGCGGCGATGGTCGCCAGAGGTAGAGTGGCCGAGTTGTTGCGTTACCTCTTGAATGTGAAAAAGAGCTGGGCGGTGGGTGACGCGCATTTTGTCCACCGCGTCGCGGTAGAGCTGACAAAGACCCGGATAGTCCCAAGCCTTGCCGGTGTAGATATCGAGGCCTGTGCTATCTTTTTTGCCGTCGGGTCGAAACCCTTCAAGTATCTCTGAAATGCTTTCTTTGGTGGTTTGATATTTCTTTGGCACCGAGATGCCGTAGCCGTCGTCCCACACGGAAACGGCGAGCGGCACCTGCATCACCCCTGCCGCATTGATGGTTTCCCAAAAAGGGCCTTCAGAAGTGGAGGCATCGCCGATGGTAACAAAAGTGACTTCGTTGCCCTTGTCGGAAAGGTCGCCGCAGAGGTTGGGCAGCTCGCGGAATTTTTTGGAGGCAAAAGCAAGCCCTAATCCGCGCGCCATTTGGCCGCCCGTCGGCGCGACATCGGAGGAGATGTTGTAGCGGTTTTTCAAATCGAGAAAATTGCCTTCGCCATCCACGAAGGGTGTTGCAAAATGGCAATTCATTTGGCGGCCACCCGAAAAGGGGTCATTGTAGGGGTCGCCATAGAGTTGGGCAAAAAATTCGTCGAGATTCATTAAACCCAATGCCAGCATAAGTGTTTGGTCGCGGTAATAGCCGGAGCGGAAATCCCCTTTTCGCCATGCTTTGGCCATGGCGACTTGCGCGACTTCTTTTCCGTCGCCGATGATGCCAAAGTTTGCTTTTCCGGTGAGCACTTCCTTGCGGGCGATGACGCTGGCTTCGCGGCTCAAGCAGCAAATTTTGAAATCGTTCAGCACTTCCTTGCGATAGGCTTCGGTGAGTTGGGCGGGCTGTTTTTTGCGACGCGGCGTAGTGATGGTTGCGGCCATTCTTGTCTGTTTGGTTAAGCATTTCGTTGGCGCAAAGCTACGTCATTTTTCCCGCTTTCAGGTTTTGACACGCGTGCGACAGTTGTTTTTAAGCGCCTGATTTTCAAAATCAACAACGAGTGCCGAAAAAGGATTTTTTGAAAATAATTCTCATGTCGCGTATTAAATTTTTGAAACCCCTTGATTGCCAGAGTTTTTTTTGCCCTAATTTTGCCCCCCGAAAGAAACCCTGCTTCATTCCTCTCATATAAAAATGACCTCCACTTATGTCACAAGAACTCAAAGTACGGTACAGCGACGAGGAGCTTCAGGAATTCAAGACGCTGGTTGAGCAGAAACTGGCCCTCGCCCAAGAGGAGCTGAACACGACGCAACGGCAAATTGACGACTTGAACGAAAACGGATTCAACCAGCAAGGCGGCGACTGGTACGACGACTCGACAGCCCACACTGATTTGGAAATGCTGCAACGAATGCTCACACGTCAGCAGCGACACGTCCAGGATTTGAAAAATGCCTTGTTGCGCATTCAAAACAAGACCTATGGAATCTGCACCGTGACCGGCAACTTGATTGACAAGGAGCGCCTCCGCCTTGTGCCGCACGCCACGAAAAGCGTGGACGGCAAGAACATCGCCAATGCGGGACACCGCGAAAACTTGTCGGGCGAGTCGGGTTCCGATGCTTTCAACACCTCCGACGAAGCCGAACGCCCATCGGGCAAGCCAATCGGGGACAAGGTGCGTTTGCCCAGCGGAAAGGTTCCGCCTCGCAACACCAACGAAGATTGGGAAATTGACAACGAAACGCTGGAAGATGCCAGCTACGACCGTCGCAAATTCGACGACGACGACGAATCGTGAAGGAGCGATATTGGGAGGGTGTTGGAGGGGTGAATCGGGGATTTGGACGATGACCCAAAAATATTTAACCCGCTCTTCTTCAAGAAAGAGGCCGTCTCACAAGTTCAAATTTCGACAGGATTGACAGGATTGAAATGATTGACAGGTTTAGCGCCTTTTATTTTTTGGGAAAAAACTGTGAATCATTTCAATCCTGTCGAAATTCGAACTTCGGATATAGCTTGACGGGAAGCTCAAATTCGATACACGGGTACCTTCACGGCTGGCGGCACAATCTGTTTGCCGTCTTTCTTTTTTTCCTTGCCGTATTTTTCGATGACGCGATTGATGTCGTCGAGCCGCAAGCGCCCTTTCACGCTGACGAGCGCAAATTCTTCGGGCGACTGCACCAACACCACGACTTTCCGCACGACACTGCGCCGTTCTTTTGCCAACACCCGCACGCGCGTTTTCCCTTCCCGCACATAGACCATGTCTTCAAGATGCTTACGCTTCGCCTTGCGGTCGAACTTTTGCATATCACGCACTCTCACGGGGCTGCCGTCCTCGAAATAGAGAATGCGCACTTTGTTGATTTTGCGCAACAAGACTCGGTCGGTTTTTTCGTCCACAAACCACGAACCGATGTCTATCAAAGCGGAGGGGACGGTGAAGGCAATGCCGTCATAATCCTTATACTTCCAATACAGGCCGTAGTCCTGCGCCTGAACGGCTAAGCCGCTGAAAAACAGGCATAGCATGGTAATTGCTTTCATGGTTAGCCTTAGTTGTTGGTTGTTTTTTTAGCGGTTTTGGACTTTACCTTTTCCAAATGTTCGGCACCGTCAATATCGAGGGTCTTGGAGAGTTCAGAGATTTTGTCGAGGTCAATTTTTCCCGTGAAACTCAAGAGGACAAATTCGTCCGGCGCTCCCACAAGGAGCAACAACTCTTCGATGATGTTGCCTTTGTCCTTGACCCAGATGCGGACGTTTTCCTTGCCGTCACGGACGGTGAGCAATTCTTCATACTCGTTGGCGGGCACTTTGCTGAGCGCGTCCTTGTAAAAGGAGAGGCCGTCCTCAATACTATCTGCAACAAGCACGCGCAAGCCACCGAGGTCTTTCACGATTTCGCGCACCTTGTTCCACTCTTCGTCGTCAGTTTCTATTTTGGAAACCAACTGGAACATCTTGGGACTGACATAGACTACCGTGAAACGCTCGTCTTCGTAGTATTTGTCAAAAAAACGGGTGATGGCATCGTTCTGTGCCGCGATTTTGAAAATGGCCCCAAACAAGAAGAGGGGCAGAAGCAAAATGGACTTATTCATGACTTAATGTTTTAGTTGCGATGAGATGGCGACAGTGCGACAAAGGGCTATCCTTCTTTTTTCTTGAAGACCTTTTCCACATTGTCAAGATATATGGTGCCTTTGGCGGCTTCTTGTTTCCCTTTTTTGATTTTGGAAGATACGAGTGCCAACGCGGCGATAATTTCCTCCATCGCTTGCTCCGTCTCAGGGTCGAGGGTTGGGGTGTCGCTTGCTTTTTTGCGCTTGGGATTTGATTTCTTTATCGCTCCCGGATTTTCTTTTGCCACGAGCGTTTGCGCTATCTGTGGGGCTTCGACAAGTGGCGTTTCCGCTGCTGGGGCTGGCGAGGAGATGGCTGGTGTTTCTTGCGTGATTGGCTGCTGCACATAGGCTACGTCGCGCAACTGCCACCACAAACCGGCGCTCAAAGCCAACACCACCGAGGCCGCTGCTGCCATGCGTTGCCAAGAGAGCATGGCGGGGCGAAGTGCCACTACTGGCGTTTTCCCGTACCGTACGTTTTGCTCTTCCCGGAATGCCTGAAAAAGCGGGGCAATCGTTTGGAATTGCTCATCTACATGGCCGGAAGCAAAATAAGCCTTCAACTCGCGCTCTTCTTCCAGCG
This genomic interval from Saprospiraceae bacterium contains the following:
- a CDS encoding DUF1501 domain-containing protein; translation: MANPSVTDFEALQATRRLFLKQCAFGLGSLALGQLLGGCGPSGGGEETIAFNPANPLAPRPPHFPGKAKSVIYLHMAGAPSQLELFDYKPALAKLDGQDCPQSFLEGKRFAFIRGVPKMLGPQAKFQQHGQSGAWISDYLPHLSTVADELAFLKAVQTDQFNHAPAQLLMHTGSPRLGRPSMGAWVTYGLGSENANLPGFVVLTSGGKDPDAGKSVWGSGFLPSVYQGVQCRSVGDPVLFLKDPEGIDRALRKASIEAINKVNQETYHEYGDPEILSRVAQYEMAYKMQITAPEVMNIENEPIYIHDMYGTKPGKACFANNVLLARKLVEKGVRFVQLYDWGWDTHGSDAYLSIDIGLVNKCRETDKAITALILDLKQRGLLDETLIVWGGEFGRTPMMENRNGVTMPYKGRDHHTDAFTIWMAGGGVKAGVSHGETDEVGYNAVKDKVSVYDIQATILHQLGFDHEKFTYPFQGRPFRLTDVEGQVIEAVVG
- a CDS encoding DUF4252 domain-containing protein, with amino-acid sequence MNKSILLLPLFLFGAIFKIAAQNDAITRFFDKYYEDERFTVVYVSPKMFQLVSKIETDDEEWNKVREIVKDLGGLRVLVADSIEDGLSFYKDALSKVPANEYEELLTVRDGKENVRIWVKDKGNIIEELLLLVGAPDEFVLLSFTGKIDLDKISELSKTLDIDGAEHLEKVKSKTAKKTTNN
- a CDS encoding TraR/DksA family transcriptional regulator, producing MSQELKVRYSDEELQEFKTLVEQKLALAQEELNTTQRQIDDLNENGFNQQGGDWYDDSTAHTDLEMLQRMLTRQQRHVQDLKNALLRIQNKTYGICTVTGNLIDKERLRLVPHATKSVDGKNIANAGHRENLSGESGSDAFNTSDEAERPSGKPIGDKVRLPSGKVPPRNTNEDWEIDNETLEDASYDRRKFDDDDES
- a CDS encoding DinB family protein, translating into MTFSTTQALEILERTPDALHTMLHQISEDWTYQNEGPDTWSVFDVVGHLLHGEKTDWIPRATLILSDRADKTFEPFDRFAQYETSKGKNIQTLLEEFRDARKESLAELRRLNISDADLQKTGIHPTFGEVTLAQLLSTWVVHDLNHVSQIARIMAKQYKEEVGPWTAFLRILQ
- a CDS encoding DUF4252 domain-containing protein — its product is MKAITMLCLFFSGLAVQAQDYGLYWKYKDYDGIAFTVPSALIDIGSWFVDEKTDRVLLRKINKVRILYFEDGSPVRVRDMQKFDRKAKRKHLEDMVYVREGKTRVRVLAKERRSVVRKVVVLVQSPEEFALVSVKGRLRLDDINRVIEKYGKEKKKDGKQIVPPAVKVPVYRI
- a CDS encoding transketolase, with product MAATITTPRRKKQPAQLTEAYRKEVLNDFKICCLSREASVIARKEVLTGKANFGIIGDGKEVAQVAMAKAWRKGDFRSGYYRDQTLMLALGLMNLDEFFAQLYGDPYNDPFSGGRQMNCHFATPFVDGEGNFLDLKNRYNISSDVAPTGGQMARGLGLAFASKKFRELPNLCGDLSDKGNEVTFVTIGDASTSEGPFWETINAAGVMQVPLAVSVWDDGYGISVPKKYQTTKESISEILEGFRPDGKKDSTGLDIYTGKAWDYPGLCQLYRDAVDKMRVTHRPALFHIQEVTQQLGHSTSGDHRRYKSPERLAWEEEFDCNRRMAEWMLANGIATPEEVEHIKAEAKREATEAAQRAYRAYHDKVADLKKELTSLLQKLPAEPSVSALLKELEQRRDPLRYELLEIARRALLSAPDKNSAEATDLRSFIHAERVEGDMIYSHNLLSESPKSPLEVPVEPAVYSGESPLKDGYEVLNACFDKNFETHPELIVFGEDVGHIGDVNQGMRGMQQKYGEERVFDTGIREWTIMGQAIGLAMRGLRPIAEIQYLDYLLYGLPPLSDDLCTLRWRSNNMQIAPAIIRTRGHRLVGVWHAGSPLGMMLGSLRGMHICVPRNMTQAAGMYNTLLRGDDPAIVVEVLNAYRFKERLPDNIGTFTVPLGVPEILRTGDALTLITYGACVRVAEKACDLLAQQGISVELIDVQTLLPFDLQHTCVESLKKTNRVLFLDEDFEGGASAFMLQQVLEQQGGYRWLDAKPATLVAKPHRPAYGQDGDYHSKPQVEDVVETVMRIVREDW